A window of Akkermansiaceae bacterium contains these coding sequences:
- a CDS encoding transposase, protein MRQKRFIPPSAETSPCLYHCVSRVVDRDFKFGPREKEVFVKMMRAYEEFCGVQVLAYCVMGNHFHVLVEVPPKVRDAAVSMSDELFLVKIKKLYSRAYYLDVRQMLELLREGGSDKAAEELKEKYTRRMHDLSFFMKGLKQRFTQWFNGHHGRRGTLWEGRFKSVLVESGYAARVMAAYIDLNPVRAGMVEEPGDYKWCSYGEAVGSENNGKARAGLCRVMQKHTASQQQRDDTGVGLPDWHGEVAGMYRVMLFSDGEEVFTDQRETGTGHKRVRKGFKRKQVERVLAGGGKLTLGETLRCKVRHLSDGVTFGSKSFVNEAFAQAREWFSGTRKDGARPIRGVGWRKKETRLYSMRSLRKDALG, encoded by the coding sequence ATGAGACAGAAACGCTTCATTCCGCCGTCGGCCGAGACCTCCCCCTGCCTTTACCACTGCGTTTCCCGCGTCGTGGACCGGGACTTCAAGTTCGGCCCCAGGGAAAAGGAGGTGTTTGTAAAAATGATGCGTGCATACGAGGAGTTCTGCGGGGTTCAGGTGCTTGCCTATTGCGTGATGGGCAACCATTTCCATGTCCTTGTCGAGGTCCCTCCGAAGGTGAGGGATGCCGCTGTTTCGATGTCCGACGAGCTGTTCCTTGTGAAAATAAAAAAGCTCTACTCAAGGGCGTATTACCTGGATGTGAGGCAGATGCTGGAGCTCCTCCGCGAAGGGGGCTCGGACAAGGCCGCCGAGGAGCTCAAGGAGAAATACACACGCCGGATGCACGATCTATCCTTCTTTATGAAGGGGCTGAAACAACGCTTCACCCAGTGGTTCAACGGCCATCACGGACGCAGGGGAACCTTGTGGGAGGGGCGGTTCAAGAGTGTGCTGGTGGAGAGCGGGTATGCCGCCCGGGTGATGGCGGCCTACATCGATCTGAACCCGGTCAGGGCCGGCATGGTGGAGGAACCCGGGGACTACAAGTGGTGTTCCTACGGCGAGGCCGTCGGGTCGGAAAACAACGGCAAGGCGCGCGCCGGATTGTGCCGGGTGATGCAAAAACACACGGCGTCCCAGCAGCAGCGCGACGACACCGGGGTGGGGCTTCCTGATTGGCATGGCGAAGTGGCTGGGATGTATCGCGTGATGCTGTTCTCCGATGGTGAGGAGGTGTTTACCGATCAGAGGGAAACAGGCACCGGGCACAAGCGGGTGCGCAAGGGGTTTAAACGCAAACAGGTGGAACGCGTGTTGGCCGGGGGCGGCAAGCTGACGCTGGGCGAGACGCTGCGCTGCAAGGTCCGGCATCTGAGCGACGGCGTGACCTTCGGGAGTAAAAGCTTTGTCAACGAAGCCTTTGCCCAGGCGAGGGAGTGGTTCAGCGGAACCCGCAAGGACGGAGCCCGGCCGATACGGGGCGTCGGATGGCGGAAAAAGGAAACGCGGCTCTATTCGATGAGAAGCCTGCGCAAGGATGCCCTGGGCTGA
- the pabB gene encoding aminodeoxychorismate synthase component I, whose product MEVASGLQHLPGLVFFDTSGNIPSRGHAPVSIIAARPVKILQGQIHDRGDVDRLREALGEWDVHSRSLGFPAGGACGWVDYEGTYCFGIYPEMLVYQHDRQQWWQCGGLADEISPEPGTGGLLQIGPFESSMTQPEYEAGVRRIHDYIAAGDIYQVNLTQRFAAEVSGGSLFSLYRHLREGAPAPLAAWMRLEGREVLSSSPETFLRISGRAIETRPIKGTRPRFEDGERDRASAHELLTSEKENAELIMITDLERNDLGQVCEFGSVRVADMLTLEKLEHVYHLVSTVTGTLREDVDHLDAMAACFPGGSITGAPKKRAMEIIDELEPVPRGLYTGAIGYIGFNGESQFNIPIRTLVRDGDSLHYHVGAGIVADSDPPAEYQETLDKAKGIRLAIDRFHGA is encoded by the coding sequence ATGGAGGTGGCGTCGGGTTTACAGCATCTTCCGGGTTTGGTGTTTTTTGATACCTCGGGAAACATCCCGTCGCGCGGTCATGCACCGGTATCGATCATTGCGGCTCGTCCGGTAAAAATCCTCCAGGGCCAGATCCATGATCGTGGTGATGTGGACCGCTTGCGTGAAGCCCTGGGCGAGTGGGACGTGCACTCGCGTTCTCTTGGTTTTCCTGCGGGGGGTGCCTGTGGCTGGGTCGATTACGAAGGCACGTATTGTTTTGGAATATATCCGGAGATGTTGGTTTATCAGCACGATCGACAGCAGTGGTGGCAGTGTGGAGGACTGGCGGATGAGATTTCACCTGAGCCAGGCACTGGGGGGCTTCTTCAAATCGGCCCATTCGAGTCGTCGATGACCCAGCCCGAATATGAAGCCGGGGTGCGCAGGATTCACGATTACATCGCCGCCGGAGATATCTATCAGGTCAACCTGACCCAACGGTTCGCGGCTGAAGTATCGGGAGGTTCCCTTTTTTCCCTCTACCGTCATTTGCGGGAGGGTGCGCCAGCGCCGCTTGCGGCCTGGATGCGGCTTGAGGGGCGTGAAGTGCTGTCGTCCTCGCCGGAGACATTTCTGCGGATCAGTGGCAGGGCGATTGAAACCCGGCCGATCAAGGGCACGCGCCCTCGTTTTGAGGATGGGGAAAGGGACCGGGCGTCGGCGCATGAGTTACTGACATCGGAAAAGGAGAATGCCGAGCTGATCATGATCACGGACCTGGAACGCAACGACCTGGGCCAGGTCTGCGAGTTTGGCAGTGTCCGGGTGGCGGATATGCTTACCCTGGAAAAACTCGAGCATGTGTATCATCTGGTATCGACGGTTACAGGGACCTTGCGCGAGGATGTGGATCACCTGGATGCCATGGCCGCGTGTTTTCCGGGTGGTAGTATCACGGGGGCACCCAAGAAGCGGGCGATGGAAATCATCGACGAGCTTGAGCCAGTGCCACGGGGTCTTTACACGGGAGCCATCGGCTACATCGGTTTTAATGGTGAAAGCCAGTTCAATATCCCCATCCGCACGCTGGTCAGGGATGGTGACAGCCTGCACTACCATGTTGGTGCCGGTATCGTTGCGGATTCCGATCCACCCGCCGAGTATCAGGAGACCCTGGATAAAGCCAAGGGCATCCGGCTCGCGATCGACCGCTTCCACGGGGCATAG
- a CDS encoding superoxide dismutase, with translation MMAHELPELGYAYDALEPHIDARTMEIHHSKHHAAYVAGLNGALEGKDDLQGVSVDALIQNLDKVPADIQTPVRNHGGGHFNHSLFWKVIAPGGASAPSGDLAAAIDASFGSLDAMKEAFAKAAATRFGSGWAWLGVQGDGSLCVCSTANQDNPLMGEIAGACPCKPILGLDVWEHAYYLNYQNRRPDYISAFWNVVNWDVVAVNFSGTQCCGGCGCS, from the coding sequence ATTATGGCCCACGAATTACCCGAATTAGGATACGCCTACGACGCCCTGGAGCCGCACATTGATGCGCGCACCATGGAAATCCACCACAGCAAACACCACGCAGCCTACGTCGCCGGACTCAACGGCGCGCTCGAAGGCAAGGACGACCTTCAAGGCGTTTCAGTGGATGCCCTCATCCAGAACCTCGACAAGGTTCCTGCCGACATCCAGACCCCTGTCCGTAACCACGGCGGCGGCCACTTCAACCACAGCCTTTTCTGGAAGGTGATCGCCCCCGGTGGCGCATCCGCCCCTTCCGGTGACCTGGCTGCCGCCATCGACGCCAGCTTCGGCTCACTCGACGCGATGAAGGAGGCATTTGCCAAGGCAGCCGCCACACGCTTCGGCTCCGGCTGGGCATGGCTCGGCGTACAAGGTGACGGCTCACTCTGTGTGTGCTCGACCGCCAACCAGGACAACCCGCTGATGGGTGAGATCGCCGGCGCCTGCCCATGCAAGCCGATCCTCGGACTCGACGTCTGGGAACACGCTTATTACCTCAACTACCAGAACCGCCGCCCCGACTACATCAGTGCATTCTGGAACGTGGTAAACTGGGACGTGGTCGCCGTTAACTTCTCCGGCACCCAGTGCTGCGGTGGTTGCGGATGCAGCTAG
- the rmuC gene encoding DNA recombination protein RmuC, with protein sequence MMISPEQLPFVTAAAGFLVGVLIAWLVFSTKNKARAGVDAEKLKAEQQRSQETARNFQALQARYETLHNSERDLRQRQTELEVRLEEEKKAAAEKQALLEKAELRLTDTFKVLSAEALRSTQGQFLSMAKNSLKAQQQEATNEMEKRKVAVEQLVKPISQTLEKVQVQISETEKLREGDKQALRQQIVHITEANLGLQKETRKLVKALRQPTGRGQWGEMQLRRVVEMAGMQEHCDFETQTTTTTDEGRRLRPDLIVKLPGGQQVVVDSKAPMDAYLDAIETDDDTVRAAALARHAAQVRTHIQQLGSKKYQQQFETTPEFVVLFLPSESFFSAALNEDSGLIEKGVNQNVILATPTTLIALLRAVAFGWRQEALAQNAREISAIGKTLYERLGVFASHLTKVGKNLETTVKNYNSAVGSFERSVIPGARKFPELGAASEDSKLNDVNPAEAVPRQLNADLPTPVEQPIPSGGEFAITPSEGFTAPADEDFGFEGFTGPEPENKPDPGSAANDLRSAFE encoded by the coding sequence ATGATGATTTCTCCCGAACAACTACCTTTTGTCACCGCCGCCGCCGGCTTCCTTGTCGGTGTCCTCATTGCATGGCTCGTTTTTTCCACAAAAAACAAGGCCAGGGCGGGCGTGGACGCCGAAAAACTGAAGGCTGAACAACAGCGCAGTCAGGAAACAGCCCGGAATTTCCAGGCCTTGCAGGCCCGCTACGAAACACTGCATAACAGCGAACGCGACCTGCGCCAGCGTCAGACCGAGCTCGAAGTCCGGCTCGAGGAGGAGAAAAAAGCCGCCGCCGAGAAGCAGGCACTGCTGGAAAAAGCCGAGCTGCGTCTGACCGACACCTTCAAGGTGCTGTCGGCCGAGGCCCTGAGGTCGACCCAGGGCCAGTTTCTCTCGATGGCCAAAAACAGCCTGAAAGCGCAACAGCAGGAGGCGACCAACGAGATGGAAAAACGCAAAGTCGCCGTCGAGCAGCTGGTCAAGCCGATCTCGCAGACACTCGAAAAAGTCCAGGTCCAGATTTCCGAAACCGAAAAACTCCGCGAAGGCGACAAGCAGGCACTGAGGCAGCAGATCGTCCATATCACCGAGGCCAACCTCGGACTGCAGAAGGAAACCCGGAAACTTGTCAAGGCGCTGCGCCAGCCGACCGGTCGCGGCCAGTGGGGGGAAATGCAACTGCGCCGCGTCGTGGAAATGGCCGGTATGCAGGAGCACTGCGACTTTGAAACCCAGACCACCACCACCACCGACGAGGGTAGACGTCTCCGGCCCGACCTCATCGTCAAACTCCCTGGTGGCCAGCAGGTGGTGGTTGATTCCAAGGCACCGATGGATGCCTACCTGGATGCCATCGAAACCGATGATGACACCGTCCGCGCCGCCGCCCTGGCCCGGCACGCCGCCCAGGTCCGCACCCACATCCAGCAGCTTGGCAGTAAAAAATACCAACAACAATTCGAGACCACCCCGGAGTTTGTGGTCCTGTTTCTCCCGAGTGAGTCGTTTTTCTCCGCCGCCCTCAATGAGGACTCGGGATTGATTGAAAAGGGGGTCAACCAGAACGTCATCCTCGCCACACCCACCACCCTGATAGCCCTGCTGCGTGCTGTGGCCTTCGGCTGGCGACAAGAGGCGTTGGCACAAAATGCCCGGGAAATCTCCGCCATCGGTAAAACCCTCTACGAGCGTCTCGGCGTCTTTGCCTCGCACCTGACCAAAGTGGGTAAAAACCTGGAAACCACCGTGAAGAACTACAACAGTGCGGTCGGCTCCTTCGAGCGTTCCGTGATCCCCGGCGCAAGAAAATTCCCCGAGCTTGGCGCGGCCTCGGAAGACTCCAAGCTCAACGACGTCAACCCCGCCGAGGCCGTCCCACGCCAGTTGAACGCCGATTTACCAACTCCTGTCGAGCAGCCGATCCCCAGCGGTGGGGAATTCGCCATCACCCCGAGCGAAGGTTTCACCGCCCCCGCTGATGAGGACTTCGGCTTCGAAGGCTTCACCGGGCCGGAGCCGGAAAACAAACCCGACCCCGGCTCCGCGGCCAACGACCTGCGTTCGGCCTTCGAGTAG